A DNA window from Fusarium fujikuroi IMI 58289 draft genome, chromosome FFUJ_chr11 contains the following coding sequences:
- a CDS encoding dehydrogenase-like protein, whose protein sequence is MSKYKQLVLITGANQGVGFETAKNLVLSSVKYHVIIGSRDEAKGEIAARSLQSLDDIKGTVSSIQIDVTDDNSVDAAAQTLASEWGRLDILVNNAGIISMASPPTREAFRKVLETNLVGALSVTEAFLPLLHKSEHKPPRLIFVTSSTGSITLTSNPESPLHSAGATEYRTSKAGLNMLMTMYNIRLKSEGFLVFGVDPGLCATNFTSDAESLKQRGAAEPAEGGDRIARVIKGEKDEDVGKAIGVQGINPW, encoded by the exons ATGTCGAAATACAAACAGCTGGTCCTGATTACCG GCGCCAATCAAGGCGTCGGCTTCGAAACCGCCAAGAATCTAGTCCTGTCCTCGGTAAAATACCATGTCATTATTGGAAGTCGAGATGAAGCCAAAGGGGAGATAGCAGCTCGGTCACTCCAGTCACTCGACGATATCAAAGGAACAGTCTCCAGCATACAGATTGACGTCACGGATGACAACTCCGTCGATGCCGCTGCTCAAACCCTAGCTTCTGAATGGGGCAGGTTGGATATTCTGGTTAATAACGCTGGTATCATCTCAATGGCCAGCCCTCCAACGCGCGAAGCTTTCCGCAAGGTCCTTGAAACAAACCTTGTTGGTGCGCTTAGCGTCACCGAAGCATTTTTACCCCTTCTTCACAAGTCAGAGCATAAACCTCCTCGTCTCATCTTTGTTACATCAAGCACTGGATCCATCACTCTTACATCTAACCCTGAATCGCCACTTCATAGCGCTGGGGCGACGGAATATCGGACTAGTAAAGCTGGTCTGAACATGCTCATGACGATGTACAACATTCGGCTTAAATCAGAGGGTTTCTTGGTATTTGGGGTAGATCCGGGGTTGTGTGCGACAAACTTCACCAGTGATGCCGAGTCTCTCAAGCAGCGGGGAGCAGCTGAGCCGGCTGAAGGAGGGGATCGAATTGCGCGTGTTATCAAGGgcgagaaggatgaagatgttggGAAGGCTATTGGAGTTCAAGGCATAAACCCGTGGTGA
- a CDS encoding related to ketoreductases, protein MGITWFITGCSSGFGEALVRQLRSAGDNVIATGRNADTKLSHLKETGATILDLDVSSSLEVIKSKIDEAWSIYDGIDVVVNNAGYILSGAVEELTQEDMEKSFKVNFHGPMNITRAVLPYLRKQRSGTLLFVGSQAGWHADPSAVECLSKELAIFAPGLKVLIVEPGYCRTPVFNKIQHVDARVPEYAQFNEAVRQAEATLTENSPGDPEKAVARMIELVKGTGVAEGKTLPLRVPLGSDSWSRVKSKCEETLEICREWEELAKSVDV, encoded by the exons ATGGGCATAACCTGGTTCATCACTGGCTGTTCCAGCGGGTTTGGCGAAGCCTTGGTTCGTCAACTTCGATCTGCAGGCGATAACGTCATAGCCACTGGCCGCAACGCCGATACAAAGCTCTCGCACCTCAAAGAAACTGGCGCAACTATTCTAGACCTCGATGTTTCATCCTCCCTTGAGGTCATCAAGTCCAAAATAGACGAGGCTTGGAGTATCTACGATGGAATTGATGTTGTAGTCAATAACGCGGGGTATATCCTCAGTGGGGCAGTGGAAGAGCTGAC TCAAGAAGACATGGAAAAGTCATTCAAGGTCAACTTCCATGGACCTATGAATATCACCCGCGCCGTCTTGCCGTACTTGAGGAAGCAGCGGTCTGGAACTTTGCTATTTGTCGGATCTCAGGCTGGCTGGCATGCTGACCCCA GCGCCGTCGAGTGTCTATCCAAAGAACTCGCCATCTTCGCTCCAGGCCTAaaagtcctcatcgtcgagcCAGGATACTGCCGCACTCCAGTTTTCAACAAAATCCAGCACGTCGACGCTCGTGTTCCAGAGTATGCTCAGTTCAATGAAGCGGTTCGACAGGCTGAGGCGACTTTGACAGAGAATTCGCCAGGAGATCCTGAAAAGGCCGTTGCTAGGATGATCGAGCTAGTGAAAGGGACTGGCGTTGCAGAGGGTAAGACACTGCCTTTGAGGGTACCTTTGGGGTCGGATAGTTGGTCGAGAGTGAAGAGCAAGTGTGAAGAAACGCTGGAAATTTGCCGTGAATGGGAGGAATTGGCGAAGAGCGTCGATGTATAA
- a CDS encoding ILV1-Anabolic serine and threonine dehydratase precursor — MPATPEIFDIGQEALRQWRLNKLYVHRTPLIPSKVKNIKYGSKLWLKLDHIQFTGSYHFRGAIARMKDNPTKKPFVTASTGNHAMGAALAAHALGTKVTIVMPMGVERHLLDKVMQYGPKIIQRGHDLNEARAYAKDLAEMSEHIYFSPCDDVMVLAGLGTVCVEVLQQFEFYQKDIHNIFAPMSDIALISAIGCFATDAKRQAGELRPKVKVWGVTALNSMTLAGSLSAGFPIETENSPTIAASEFENDVIRHGIDFRSARATVNHVVTCTEAEILVALRQLHLQERQYVDGFSALALAGFHKVADKVKHEISTVILCSGNYDRDKMAKLVYGT, encoded by the coding sequence ATGCCAGCCACCCCAGAGATATTCGACATCGGCCAAGAAGCCCTTAGACAATGGCGTCTCAACAAACTCTACGTCCATCGCACACCTCTCATCCCATCTAAAGTcaaaaatataaagtatgGTTCAAAACTCTGGTTGAAACTCGATCACATTCAGTTCACTGGTTCTTACCACTTCCGAGGCGCCATAGCACGAATGAAGGACAATCCTACCAAAAAGCCATTCGTGACAGCGTCGACGGGGAATCATGCCATGGGCGCTGCTCTTGCGGCGCATGCGTTAGGAACGAAAGTCACTATTGTTATGCCAATGGGTGTTGAGAGACATCTGCTTGACAAGGTGATGCAGTACGGTCCTAAGATTATACAGCGTGGGCATGATCTCAATGAAGCGAGAGCATATGCAAAAGACCTTGCTGAAATGTCAGAGCATATATATTTCTCACCCTGCGATGATGTGATGGTCCTCGCAGGTCTAGGCACCGTCTGCGTTGAAGTCCTCCAGCAATTTGAATTCTACCAGAAGGATATCCACAATATCTTCGCCCCCATGAGTGACATCGCACTCATAAGCGCCATAGGCTGCTTCGCCACAGATGCAAAAAGGCAAGCTGGCGAATTAAGGcccaaagtcaaagtctgGGGTGTCACAGCTCTAAACTCAATGACACTGGCTGGTTCATTATCTGCTGGATTTCCCATCGAGACTGAAAACTCGCCAACGATTGCTGCGTCTGAATTTGAGAATGATGTTATACGGCATGGGATTGACTTTCGGTCGGCGAGAGCGACGGTTAATCATGTTGTTACGTGTACGGAGGCGGAGATTCTGGTGGCGTTGAGACAGCTTCATTTGCAGGAGAGGCAGTATGTTGATGGGTTTTCGGCATTGGCGCTCGCGGGGTTTCACAAGGTTGCTGATAAGGTGAAGCATGAGATTAGTACTGTCATCTTGTGTAGTGGGAACTATGATAGGGATAAGATGGCGAAGCTGGTTTATGGTACGTGA
- a CDS encoding related to alpha-amylase A precursor: MKFSLLATIVASISPLAHAADANAWKSRNIYFALTDRVARSADDNGGSACGNLGNYCGGTFKGLESKLDYIKGMGFDAIWITPVVDNTDGGYHGYWAKDLYAVNSKYGTADDLKSLVKSAHDKNMYVMCDVVANHMGKGISDHKPSPLNQQSSYHTPCDIDYSNQSSIEQCEIAGLPDLNTGSDTVKKVLYDWIKWLVAEYSFDGIRIDTVKHVEKPFWPGFQDAAGVYAIGEVWDGGPDYLAGYAQVMPGLLNYAMYYPMNRFYQQKGDPSDVVAMHDEISNKFPDPTILGTFIDNHDNPRWLSQKNDKALLKNALAYVILARGIPIVYYGTEQGYAGGNDPANREDLWRSSFSTNADLYQHISRLSKARSAVGGLGGNDHKHLYSQNSAYAWSRADGDLIVLTLNRGQGYSGQTCFNTGKNNKTWDKVFGSGTVTSDGNGQVCVSYTNGEPEVLVASS; this comes from the exons ATGAAGTTCTCTCTTCTTGCGACCATTGTCGCTAGCATCAGCCCGCTCGCACACGCAGCGGATGCAAACGCTTGGAAGTCGCGAAACATCTACTTCGCGCTTACTGATCGTGTTGCGCGCAGTGCTGATGATAATGGCGGCAGTGCGTGCGGAAACCTCGGAAATTACTGTGGTGGAACTTTTAAGGGTCTGGAGTCGAAGCTTGATTATATCAAGGGCATGGGATTTGATGCTATTTGGATTACGCCTGTTGTTGACA ATACTGATGGCGGATACCATGGATACTGGGCCAAGGATCTGTATGCGGTCAACTCCAAGTATGGTACTGCGGATGATCTGAAGAGTCTTGTCAAATCTGCTCATGACAAG AACATGTATGTCATGTGCGATGTTGTTGCAAACCATATGGGCAAAGGCATCTCAGACCACAAACCCTCCCCCCTCAACCAACAAAGCTCATACCACACTCCCTGCGACATTGACTACAGCAACCAGAGCAGCATTGAGCAGTGTGAAATCGCTGGTCTTCCCGATCTCAACACCGGCAGCGACACCGTAAAGAAGGTCCTCTACGATTGGATCAAGTGGCTCGTTGCTGAGTATAGCTTCGACGGTATCCGCATCGACACCGTCAAGCATGTAGAAAAGCCATTCTGGCCTGGTTTCCAGGATGCCGCTGGTGTTTACGCCATCGGTGAAGTTTGGGATGGAGGTCCTGATTACCTCGCTGGCTATGCCCAGGTCATGCCCGGTCTTTTGAACTACGCTATGTATTACCCCATGAACCGCTTCTACCAGCAAAAGGGCGATCCTTCAGACGTCGTCGCTATGCACGATGAGATCAGCAACAAATTCCCTGACCCCACTATCCTCGGCACTTTCATCGACAACCATGATAACCCCCGTTGGCTAAGCCAGAAGAACGACAAGGctctcctcaagaacgcCCTTGCATACGTCATCCTTGCCAGAGGTATTCCCATCGTCTACTACGGAACGGAGCAGGGTTATGCTGGCGGCAATGATCCTGCTAACCGCGAGGATCTCTGGCGAAGCAGCTTCAGCACCAACGCGGATCTCTACCAACACATCTCACGTCTCTCCAAGGCCCGCTCAGCGGTTGGTGGCCTTGGTGGAAATGATCACAAGCATCTTTACTCGCAGAACAGCGCCTATGCTTGGAGTCGTGCTGACGGTGATCTTATTGTTCTTACTTTGAACCGCGGTCAGGGATACTCAGGACAGACCTGCTTCAACACTGgaaagaacaacaagactTGGGACAAGGTCTTTGGAAGTGGCACTGTTACGTCTGATGGCAATGGACAGGTTTGCGTTAGCTACACTAACGGCGAGCCAGAGGTCTTGGTCGCGTCTAGCTAA
- a CDS encoding related to heterokaryon incompatibility protein het-6: protein MPPFQYPPLLPLELRLLVLQPGMPEDPLTGTLVQRKLSPADGVIPEYEALSYCWGDQSHPQPVKLKTKWRKDKEQPDQDSSGYRKYMLSVFGIQSGYLDIGPNLASALRALRFRHHKRILWCDSICINQKDITERSAQVQRMADLYQSARRVIVWLGSAAPWSSTAMETLRWVRKQLSSPAIAISQYEGITPKFSPKEDGSRQEIDCTGPLPLSRDQWLAFEQLIAADWFRRLWTYQEIVLANQETSIVKLGVEEMQWTKFIEAALFICFNKWSGLQPFFVDPPRHNKNIKVFCAKAVSCSTMQELGRDSIGWVTLLSLTKLYDCSDSRDKLYALRGFFEAETAQLIPVDYTKSARQIVASASVAHLKQSRNLEFLELCNSTVSPSWAADLEKPLGLLQLFSNAGARSAASARLVKPGVLEVAGVSCDEICNSVMDLPPRETYELLEDYITNVLTVFRNLTGSEDFHRDDKCLDELITMMTFGNLWDHSTKRTECAPSWTTISLEIGRRMIRQWITGNAISDDYYSIPYGHRSAAATACTRTRGGALVCVPSESYDGDIIVTLLGLSSNLVLRPQSDGAYAVVGPCYHQRYSNGQALLGDDFRDWEKLWCIETHSLAFWKEGEPLSFSDPRLDGVPLPVGYSEYAVALDGKHVPYWIHKCEYEEYMEHERIYDPRMAEHRLKDRGVPIERFRLI from the coding sequence ATGCCACCATTCCAGTATCCTCCATTACTGCCCTTGGAGCTACGGCTTCTGGTACTGCAACCCGGTATGCCAGAAGATCCCCTCACTGGGACCCTCGTGCAAAGGAAATTATCGCCTGCAGACGGTGTTATCCCAGAATACGAGGCTCTATCTTACTGCTGGGGCGATCAGTCTCATCCCCAACCCGTCAAACTCAAGACTAAATGGCGAAAAGATAAAGAACAGCCAGATCAGGACAGCTCCGGCTACCGAAAGTACATGCTCTCAGTCTTTGGTATTCAATCTGGATATCTTGATATTGGACCGAACCTAGCCTCTGCTTTGCGGGCTCTGAGATTTCGTCACCATAAACGAATATTGTGGTGCGACTCTATCTGTATCAACCAAAAAGACATCACAGAGCGCTCTGCTCAGGTTCAGCGCATGGCAGATTTGTATCAATCTGCCAGAAGGGTCATTGTCTGGCTGGGCTCTGCAGCGCCCTGGAGCTCTACAGCCATGGAAACTTTGCGTTGGGTGAGAAAACAACTCTCGTCTCCAGCCATAGCAATTTCCCAGTATGAAGGGATAACTCCCAAATTCTCCCCAAAGGAGGACGGAAGTCGGCAGGAGATCGACTGTACAGGGCCTCTCCCGCTTTCCCGAGATCAGTGGCTTGCTTTTGAGCAGCTGATAGCCGCAGACTGGTTCCGACGTCTTTGGACATACCAAGAAATAGTCTTGGCAAATCAAGAAACATCAATCGTGAAATTAGGCGTCGAGGAAATGCAATGGACCAAGTTCATTGAAGCGGCCTTGTTCATATGTTTCAATAAATGGTCGGGATTGCAACCGTTCTTTGTTGATCCGCCGAGGCACAACAAAAATATCAAGGTCTTTTGTGCCAAGGCCGTGAGTTGTAGCACCATGCAGGAGCTGGGCAGGGACTCTATTGGCTGGGTTACTCTATTGTCGTTGACGAAACTCTATGACTGCTCTGATAGTCGGGACAAGCTGTACGCGCTTCGAGGGTTTTTCGAAGCCGAGACTGCCCAATTAATACCTGTAGACTACACCAAGTCTGCCAGGCAAATTGTGGCTTCAGCTTCCGTCGCTCACTTGAAGCAGAGTCGAAATCTTGAATTCCTCGAACTCTGCAACTCGACCGTATCTCCCAGCTGGGCTGCGGACTTAGAAAAGCCCCTGGGCCTCCTACAGCTCTTCAGCAACGCCGGCGCAAGGTCTGCCGCTTCAGCGAGGTTGGTAAAGCCTGGAGTGTTAGAGGTAGCGGGCGTTTCTTGTGATGAAATCTGCAACAGTGTAATGGATCTGCCCCCGAGAGAAACTTATGAACTATTAGAGGACTACATCACCAATGTTCTCACGGTGTTTCGAAATCTCACAGGCAGTGAGGACTTTCATCGAGACGATAAATGCCTCGACGAATTGATAACCATGATGACGTTTGGTAACCTATGGGATCACAGTACAAAAAGAACTGAATGTGCTCCTTCTTGGACAACCATCTCTTTGGAAATTGGACGGCGAATGATACGTCAGTGGATAACGGGCAACGCCATCTCAGACGATTACTACAGCATACCATATGGTCATAGGAGCGCTGCAGCAACCGCTTGTACAAGAACGCGCGGTGGTGCACTCGTGTGCGTCCCTTCAGAAAGCTACGATGGggatataatagtaactcttcTTGGCCTATCAAGCAACTTAGTCCTCCGCCCACAGTCGGATGGTGCCTACGCGGTCGTGGGGCCGTGCTATCATCAAAGATATTCCAACGGCCAAGCCTTACTCGGTGATGATTTCCGTGACTGGGAGAAACTATGGTGTATCGAAACACACAGTCTTGCGTTTTGGAAAGAGGGTGAGCCTCTGAGTTTCTCAGATCCACGGCTTGACGGGGTGCCGTTGCCTGTCGGGTATAGCGAGTACGCAGTTGCACTGGACGGGAAACATGTTCCTTATTGGATACATAAGTGCGAATATGAGGAGTACATGGAACACGAAAGAATATACGATCCACGAATGGCAGAGCATAGGTTGAAGGACAGAGGAGTGCCGATAGAGAGATTTCGGTTGATATAA
- a CDS encoding related to chromate transport protein, whose translation MVVGGWENSLRRAADRALQTLKVNWHLGFTAFGGPPVHFKIFHDKFVTKLQWIDEQIFQELFSVSQALSGPASTKMLYCINLIHGGLFEALLAFFVWSLPGFLGMFGLSIGVSSIGDTLPRAVYALLSGLNAATVGIIALAAVELSDKAITDQATRLVLSITAMAGILYNALWYFPVLIVAGGCCTIVYDFRWLHRPVRAVKNALLRMRMGRVTESENIQGAENGTDGNANDSRVALAETSESGPREDGPRVVPQEYRLNFSWKSGTAVIAVFLLSFIVVLVLRGTLPTPPLLYKLFANLYLAGTIIFGGGPVVIPLLREYVVAEGWVSPRDFLIGLAIVQAFPGPNFNFAVFLGGLAAANSGYPAIAGALIAYLGIFVPGMVLVHGTMGVWGVLRSRRWVKSAVRGINAGAVGLIYTAVYRIWQVGYIDQGFQSGKSLADDPWWVVVTATAFVGGRYFGVAPPLAILLGASMGLLRYGIVTA comes from the exons ATGGTTGTCGGCGGCTGGGAAAACTCGCTGCGTAGAGCCGCAGATCGCGCGCTGCAGACGCTCAAGGTCAATTGGCATCTCGGCTTTACCGCATTTGGCGGACCCCCCGTGCACTTCAAAATC TTTCATGACAAATTTGTCACGAAATTGCAATGGATAGATGAGCAGATT TTCCAGGAGCTCTTCAGTGTTTCTCAGGCGCTTTCTGGCCCTGCTAGTACCAAGATGCTTTACTGTATCAATTTGATCCATGGCGGCCTGTTCGAAGCTCTTCTGGCTTTTTTTGTCTGGAG CTTGCCTGGTTTTCTAGGCATGTTTGGACTCTCCATTGGTGTATCCAGCATCGGGGATACACTACCTCGCGCGGTATACGCTCTTCTCTCAGGTCTAAATGCAGCTACTGTTGGGATCATCGCGTTGGCAGCCGTTGAACTCTCCGACAAGGCTATCACAGATCAAGCTACGAGGCTTGTTCTTTCAATCACTGCCATGGCCGGGATACTGTACAACGCCCTCTGGTACTTTCCAGTCCTCATTGTTGCGGGTGGATGCTGTACTATCGTGTATGATTTTCGCTGGCTGCATCGTCCGGTCCGAGCTGTCAAGAACGCTCTTCTtaggatgaggatgggaaGAGTCACGGAGAGTGAGAATATTCAAGGTGCTGAGAATGGAACGGACGGCAACGCCAATGATTCCAGAGTCGCCCTTGCTGAGACCTCCGAGTCTGGCCCCCGAGAGGATGGACCGCGTGTCGTGCCCCAGGAGTACCGCCTCAACTTCTCATGGAAGTCCGGAACAGCCGTCATcgccgtcttcctcctctcatTCATCGTCGTTCTCGTCCTACGCGGGACTTTGCCGACACCTCCTTTGCTCTACAAGCTTTTCGCCAACCTATACCTGGCTGGAACAATCATCTTTGGTGGCGGTCCCGTTGtgattcctcttcttcgagagTACGTCGTTGCTGAGGGATGGGTTTCACCGCGGGATTTCCTCATCGGCCTCGCTATTGTGCAGGCATTCCCAGGACCAAACTTCAACTTCGCCGTGTTTTTAGGCGGCCTCGCAGCTGCGAACAGTGGATACCCGGCGATTGCTGGAGCGCTGATTGCTTACCTTGGTATCTTCGTCCCAGGCATGGTTCTGGTTCATGGAACGATGGGCGTCTGGGGGGTTCTGCGGTCACGACGCTGGGTCAAGTCTGCCGTGCGAGGCATCAATGCTGGTGCTGTCGGATTGATCTACACGGCTGTCTATAGGATATGGCAGGTTGGATACATCGATCAGGGCTTTCAGTCTGGAAAGAGTCTTGCTGACGATCCTTGGTGGGTTGTTGTCACTGCAACGGCTTTTGTAGGAGGACGATATTTTGGTGTCGCACCGCCGTTGGCAATTTTACTTGGTGCTTCGATGGGGTTGTTGAGGTATGGCATTGTTACAGCATGA
- a CDS encoding related to fructosyl amino acid oxidase produces the protein MSTENTNQSILILGGGCFGLATAFELAQKGYKNITILEKDVDVPSRFSAAYDLNKVIRAEYADDFYTQLALDAIRKWQSDPLYMPHYHQTGFLNVTSGKAAQNTKGAVESYFQSLQKNPAFNGQTVRVNSSKEIKKLVPKFSGPLTGFTGYHNKLAGYGHSANALRAVYEQCVKLGVKFHLGTKDGEVESLLYASSREGTKCIGARTRGGTIHSADKTIVALGADAANILPRIGKQMTGRAWGVAHIQLTDKEAAELKGIPVTNVRDLAFFFEPDLKTKKLKFCHMGGAFTNYAFSKDGLSIPFPDLADSQFMPLEDETHIRLLLKEVFPQLADRPLIDQHLCWFADTDDSDFIIDYVPGTNATLAVLSGDSGHGFKMLPIFGQFVHKLLVEEKQSQAKWQWKDSKPKAAAVWRSSESQELAAVPRAKL, from the exons ATGTCTACAGAAAACACAAATCAGTCTATCCTCATTCTCGGAGGCGGCTGTTTTGGTCTGGCAACAGCTTTTGAGCTTGCTCAAAAGGGTTACAAGAACATCACAATTCTCGAAAAAGATGTCGATGTACCGAGCCGCTTTTCCGCTGCTTATGATCTGAACAAGGTCATTCGTGCCGAGTACGCAGATGACTTCTACACCCAATTAGCCCTC GACGCAATTCGAAAATGGCAGTCTGATCCGCTCTACATGCCTCATTATCATCAAACCGGCTTTCTCAATGTCACGTCCGGTAAAGCAGCTCAAAATACCAAGGGTGCAGTAGAGAGCTACTTCCAATCACTTCAGAAGAATCCAGCTTTCAATGGCCAAACCGTCCGTGTGAACAGcagcaaggagatcaagaaactGGTCCCCAAGTTCAGTGGCCCTCTTACTGGCTTCACCGGATATCACAACAAGCTCGCTGGTTACGGCCACTCTGCTAATGCTTTGAGAGCTGTGTACGAGCAATGCGTCAAACTTGGCGTGAAGTTCCATCTTGGAACGAAGGATGGTGAAGTCGAGTCATTGTTGTATGCGTCAAGCCGCGAGGGAACGAAGTGCATCGGTGCCAGGACACGCGGAGGCACCATCCACTCAGCAGACAAGACCATCGTCGCTCTAGGCGCCGACGCCGCCAACATTCTTCCGCGCATTGGAAAACAAATGACAGGTCGAGCATGGGGTGTCGCGCATATCCAACTCACAGACAAAGAAGCAGCCGAACTCAAGGGCATCCCAGTCACCAACGTCCGCGAcctcgccttcttcttcgagccCGACCTGAaaaccaagaagctcaaattcTGCCACATGGGCGGCGCCTTCACAAACTACGCCTTCTCCAAAGACGGTCTCTCCATCCCCTTTCCCGACCTAGCAGATTCACAATTCATGCCTCTTGAGGACGAAACTCAcatccgtcttcttctcaaagaggTCTTCCCTCAACTGGCTGACAGACCTCTGATTGATCAGCATCTATGCTGGTTCGCTGACACGGATGATTCGGACTTTATCATCGATTACGTCCCTGGTACTAATGCGACTTTGGCGGTGTTGAGTGGTGATAGTGGACATGGCTTTAAGATGTTGCCGATCTTTGGTCAGTTTGTGCATAAGTTGCTTgtggaggagaagcaaaGCCAGGCAAAGTGGCAGTGGAAGGATAGTAAGCCTAAGGCTGCGGCTGTGTGGAGAAGTAGTGAGAGTCAAGAGCTTGCCGCTGTTCCTCGGGCGAAGTTGTAG
- a CDS encoding related to sulfonate dioxygenase, which translates to MVPAPIDPSIKDVAEPIKDTLKIPDPAKQRLEKSGVDLSKGYPYRPSRPLYLDDVYKIRDKPRDHIDAGARADKSKKSLLSAATKVTDLTAYIGTEIEGLQLKDLTNQQRDELALLIAERSVVFFRDQDLSPQQQKELGEWYGEVEIHPQVPHVPGVPGVSVLWPDLMAQERPASFRQPGGASRWHTDLVHEKQPAGITHLHNDTIPSVGGDTLWASGYAAYEKLSPEFRKIIDGREAVYRSAHPYLDRDHPEQGPKYIERIHPIVRVHPATGWKALWVNRAMTDRIVGLDRAESDVILNYLYDVYEQNVDIQVRFKWTPRTSALWDNRITIHNASWDYSGREPRHGTRVTSLAEKPYFDASAPTRREALGLLGDSEKKELEESK; encoded by the exons ATGGTCCCAGCCCCAATCGACCCCAGCATCAAAGATGTTGCCGAACCCATCAAAGACACACTCAAGATCCCCGACCCAGCAAAGCAGCGTCTCGAGAAATCGGGTGTAGACCTCTCCAAAGGCTATCCCTACCGTCCCTCTCGCCCTTTGTATCTCGATGATGTCTACAAGATTAGAGACAAGCCTCGCGATCATATCGACGCTGGTGCTCGAGCTGACAAGTCAAAGAAGAGCCTTCTGTCCGCTGCAACGAAGGTCACTGATCTGACAGCTTACATTGGAACTGAAATTGAAGGTCTGCAGTTGAAGGATCTCACTAATCAGCAGCGAGATGAACTCGCGCTGCTCATCGCCGAGAGAAGTGTTGTGTTTTTCAGAGATCAGGATCTTTCgccacagcagcagaagGAGCTTGGAGAGTGGTACGGTGAGGTTGAAATTCAC CCTCAAGTCCCTCATGTCCCTGGCGTCCCAGGAGTAAGTGTCCTGTGGCCCGATCTCATGGCTCAAGAGCGCCCAGCCAGTTTCCGTCAACCTGGCGGTGCATCGCGCTGGCACACAGATCTCGTTCATGAGAAACAGCCAGCAGGTATCACACATCTCCACAATGATACTATCCCATCTGTTGGTGGAGATACTCTGTGGGCATCTGGCTACGCTGCATATGAGAAGCTCTCCCCAGAGTTCCGCAAGATCATTGATGGCCGGGAGGCTGTTTACCGCTCTGCTCATCCGTACCTGGACCGTGATCATCCCGAACAAGGTCCAAAGTATATTGAGCGCATTCATCCCATTGTCCGTGTTCATCCTGCCACGGGCTGGAAGGCGCTCTGGGTGAACCGTGCGATGACGGATAGGattgttggtcttgatcgGGCAGAGAGTGATGTCATtcttaattatctttatgATGTTTATGAGCAGAACGTTGACATCCAAGTCCGATTCAAGTGGACGCCTAGGACCTCGGCTTTATGGGACAACCG TATTACTATTCACAACGCTAGCTGGGACTATAGCGGAAGAGAACCACGACATGGCACGCGAGTGACTTCTTTGGCTGAGAAGCCGTACTTTGATGCATCGGCTCCTACACGTCGTGAGGCACTGGGTCTTTTGGGAGACAGTGAGAAAAAGGAACTTGAGGAGTCAAAGTGA